In Salinirussus salinus, the following proteins share a genomic window:
- a CDS encoding cupin domain-containing protein, translated as MRKTNEGDLDWTEYDHEGGETVFRRKQLADAVGAEDIGCSLYELPAGKRSWPYHYHTANEEAIYVLAGAGVLRAEDGEHDIVAGDYVTLPADESGGHRVVNDGDEELRYLAVSTMREPDVTMYPEMDKVGVFVGAPPGGRSGRDFQAYFPENAGVEYWEE; from the coding sequence ATGCGAAAGACCAACGAGGGAGACCTCGACTGGACCGAGTACGACCACGAGGGCGGCGAGACGGTGTTCCGGCGCAAGCAGCTGGCCGACGCCGTCGGTGCCGAGGACATCGGCTGCAGCCTCTACGAACTCCCGGCGGGCAAACGGTCCTGGCCCTACCACTACCACACCGCGAACGAAGAGGCCATCTACGTGCTGGCGGGTGCGGGGGTCCTCCGGGCGGAAGACGGCGAGCACGACATAGTCGCAGGTGACTACGTGACCCTGCCGGCCGACGAGTCGGGTGGCCACCGCGTGGTCAACGACGGCGACGAGGAGCTGCGGTATCTCGCCGTCTCGACGATGCGCGAACCGGACGTGACGATGTACCCCGAGATGGACAAGGTCGGCGTGTTCGTCGGCGCGCCGCCGGGCGGCCGCAGCGGGCGGGACTTCCAGGCCTATTTCCCCGAGAACGCCGGGGTCGAGTACTGGGAGGAGTGA